Genomic DNA from Niallia circulans:
TTCGTCATGATTAATTTATCATGATTTAATACATCTAATACTGTAACATCAGAAGCAGAAACGACAGTAATTCCAGGAATGTTACGAGCAGATAATGCTACGTTCTCATCTAGGTCAGCTGTAACGATAAGTGCTTTCTTCTCTACAGATAGATTACCTAAAACAGTTTTGAATTCTTTAGTTTTTGGTGCATCGAAAGCTAGGCTTTGCAATACTAAAATGCTTTCTTCTAATACTTTAGTAGAAAGTGCAGATTTGATTGCAAGTCTGCGTACCTTTTTAGGTAATTTGTAGCTGTAGCTACGTGGAACTGGTCCAAACACTGTTCCACCACCACGCCATTGTGGAGATCTGATAGAACCTTGACGTGCACGTCCTGTACCTTTTTGGCGCCATGGCTTACGGCCACCACCAGCAACCTCAGAACGAATTTTAGTTTTATGAGTACCTTGACGTAAAGAAGCTCTTTGCATAACAACTGCTTCAAATAGAACGCTGTTGTTAGGCTCGATACCGAATACAGAATCCTTTAATTCGATATCTCCAGCTTGAGTACCGTCTTGGTTGAATAATGCAACTTTAGGCATTCTTGTTTCCTCCTTTCCGGTTTACTAATTATGCTTTAACCGCACTTTTTACTTTTAATAGAGCTTTTTTAGCTCCAGGAACATTACCTTTGATCAATAGAAGGTTACGCTCAACATCAACCTTAACGATTTCAAGGTTTTGAACAGTTACTTGTTCTCCGCCCATACGTCCTGGTAATGCTTTACCTTTGAATACACGGTTTGGAGCTACTGGGCCCATTGAACCTGGACGACGGTGGTAGCGAGACCCGTGAGACATTGGTCCGCGAGATTGTCCATGGCGTTTAATTGAACCTTGGAAACCTTTACCTTTAGATATTCCTGTTACATCTACGATGTCGCCTTCAGCGAAAACATCAACTTTGACTTCTTGACCAACTTCGTACTCTGCTAAGCTAACTTCTCGCAATTCACGAACGAAGCGCTTAGGAGCAGTGTTTGCTTTAGCAACGTGCCCTTTTTCAGGTTTGTTAGACAACTTTTCACGTTTATCTTCGAAACCGATTTGAACAGCTTCATAGCCGTCAGTTTCAATAGATTTCTTTTGAAGTACAACGTTTTGAGCAGCTTCAACTACTGTTACCGGGATAAGATCGCCGTTTTCAGCAAAAACTTGAGTCATACCAATTTTTCTTCCTAAGATTCCTTTGGTCATTTCAGTCACACCTCCTGGTAGTTATATATTTATTTAAATTATAGTTTGATTTCGATATCTACACCTGATGGTAAATCCAAACGCATTAATGAATCTACAGTTTGTGGTGTTGGGTTAACGATGTCGATTAGACGTTTATGCGTACGCATTTCAAATTGCTCACGAGAATCTTTATATTTATGAACCGCACGTAGGATTGTGTAGATAGACTTTTCAGTTGGTAACGGAATAGGTCCAGATACAGCAGCACCAGAGCGTTTAGCAGTTTCAACAATTTTCTCAGCAGATTGATCAAGAATTCTGTGATCATACGCTTTTAAACGAATACGAATTTTTTGTTTTGCCATTATTTTCCCTCCTTTTCGCCTATTTTAGAATAGACAGTTCTCCGCAAAAATTTCCCACACACTCGCCATGGCAAAGCGGCCGGGTGTGTCAGCAACCTTCTGCTTCATCGCAGTCAAAGACCAACATTGTCTATTATACATAAACATTGTAAGAAAAGCAATACCTAAATTATTTTTCTTTATACGTTTTGTACACTTTGATTATTATACAGCGACAATCAATATTTTTCAACCCATTAATGAATAGTTGTAAAATTACAATCTATTCCAAACTAATCAGCATTAAATAATAATCATCGAAATTAAAACATATATATAGAAGGAAATAGAAATTACTTGTTTTTCACATAAAAACAGACCGGGATAAACCGGCCTGTTTATTAAGTAATATTATTCAACGATTGTAGCAACTACGCCAGCGCCTACAGTACGTCCACCCTCACGGATAGAGAATTTAGTACCTTCTTCGATAGCGATAGAAGAAATCAATTCAACATCCATTTCGATGTTGTCGCCAGGCATAACCATTTCTACACCTTCAGGAAGGTTGCAGATACCAGTTACGTCAGTTGTACGGAAGTAGAACTGTGGGCGGTAGTTTGTGAAGAATGGAGTATGACGTCCACCTTCTTCTTTAGACAAAACGTAAACTTCAGCTTTGAATTTTACGTGTGGAGTAATTGTGCCTGGTTTAGCCAATACTTGACCACGTTGGATATCTTCACGAGCAACCCCACGAAGAAGTGCACCAATGTTGTCACCAGCTTCAGCATAGTCAAGCAATTTACGGAACATTTCAACACCAGTTACAGTAGTTGATTTTTTCTCTTCAGCAAGACCGATAATGTCGATAACGTCTCCGACTTTAACTTGTCCACGCTCAACACGTCCAGTAGCAACTGTACCACGACCTGTGATAGAGAACACGTCCTCTACAGGCATCATGAATGGTTTTTCAGTGTCACGAGCTGGAGTTGGGATGTACTCATCAACAGCAGCCATAAGCTCGTTGATTTTTTCTTCCCATTCTGCTTCGCCTTCAAGTGCTTTAAGAGCAGAACCTTTGATAACTGGAATGTCATCACCAGGGAACTCATACTCAGAAAGAAGATCGCGAACTTCCATTTCAACTAGTTCAAGAAGCTCTTCGTCATCAACCATATCACATTTGTTCAAGAATACAACTAGGTGAGGTACACCAACCTGGCGAGACAATAGGATGTGCTCACGAGTTTGTGGCATTGGACCATCAGTTGCAGAAACAACTAGGATACCGCCATCCATTTGAGCAGCTCCAGTGATCATGTTTTTAACATAGTCAGCATGTCCTGGGCAGTCTACGTGCGCATAGTGACGAGTAGCTGTTTCGTACTCAACGTGTGCAGTAGAGATTGTGATACCACGCTCGCGCTCTTCAGGAGCAGCGTCGATTTGGTCGTAACCTTTTGCTTCACCGCCACCTGCTTTTGCAAGTACAGTAGTGATAGCAGCTGTTAGAGTTGTTTTACCATGGTCAACGTGACCAATAGTTCCGATATTTACATGGGGCTTTGAACGATCGTATTTAGCTTTTGCCATTAGGAAAATCCTCCTTTGATTTGTAAAAATTAAGTATTGAGCTGTGACGTTATATCACAGCTTTATTGCTTACATAGTAGTTATACTTCATTAAAAGAGTAAAATCAATTATTACCCTTTATTTTTTTTGATGATCTCTTCAGAGATTGATTTTGGTACTTCTTCGTAGTGATCAAATGTCATTGAGAACACACCACGACCTTGAGTGCTTGAACGTAAAGTTGTAGCATAACCAAACATTTCTGATAGAGGTACCATTGCACGAACAACTTGTGCGTTACCACGAGCTTCCATACCTTCTACACGGCCACGGCGAGAAGTAATGTTACCCATGATATCACCCATGTATTCTTCTGGAATGATAACTTCTACTTTCATTACTGGCTCAAGGATTACAGGGTTACATTTTGAAGCAGCATTTTTAAGTGCCATAGAAGCGGCAATTTTAAACGCCATTTCAGATGAGTCAACATCATGGTATGAACCATCAAATAATTTAGCTTTAATGTCTACCAATGGGTATCCTGCAAGAACTCCTCTTTCCAATGCATCTTCAAGACCTGCTTGAACTGGAGCGATATATTCACGTGGAACAACCCCACCAACTACAGCATTTTCAAATTCGAAGCCTTTACCTTCTTCGTTCGGAGCGAATTCGATCCAAACGTGTCCGTATTGTCCGCGTCCACCAGACTGACGTGAGAACTTACCTTCAACTGCAGCAGATGAACGGAATGTTTCACGGTAAGCAACCTGAGGTGCACCAACATTAGCTTCTACCTTGAATTCACGACGCATACGGTCTACTAAAATGTCCAAGTGAAGCTCACCCATACCAGCAATGATTACTTGTCCAGTTTCCTGGTTAGTATGTGCACGGAATGTAGGATCTTCTTCTTGTAATTTTTGTAGTGCAGTTGTCATTTTATCTTGGTCAGCTTTTGATTTTGGTTCAATTGATAATTCAATAACTGGCTCTGGGAATTCCATAGACTCTAGAATAACTAGGTTTTTGTCATCACATAGAGTATCTCCAGTTGTTGTATCTTTTAAACCAACAGCAGCAGCGATGTCACCAGCATGTACTTCTGTAATCTCTTCACGGCTGTTAGCATGCATTTGCAGGATACGTCCTACACGCTCACGCTTACCTTTAGTCGAGTTTTGTACGTATGAACCAGAGTTCAAAGTACCAGAGTATACGCGGAAGAAAGTTAATTTACCAACATAAGGGTCAGTCATAACTTTAAACGCTAATGCAGCGAATGGCTGATCATCACTTGATGGTCTTGTTACTTCTTCATCAGTATTAGGAACTGTACCTTTAATAGCTGGTACATCTAATGGTGATGGCAAGTAGTCAATAACTGCATCAAGCATTTTTTGAACACCTTTGTTTTTGAAGGCAGAACCACAAATTACAGGGTAGAATTCAACGTTTACAGTTCCTTTACGGATTCCTGCTTTCAATTCTTCTGTTGTGATTTCTTCTCCACCAAGATATTTTTCCATCAGTTCTTCATCAAGCTCAGCTACTGCTTCAACCAATTTTTCATGGTATTCTTCAGCAAGGTCTTTGTATTCTTCAGGAATTTCTCGGTCTTCGATATCAGTTCCTAGGTCATTACCATAGAACGTTGCCTTCATTTCAACTAGGTCAATGATGCCTTCGAATTGATCTTCAGCACCGATTGGTAGTTGAATTGCATGAGCATTTGCTTGTAGGCGGTCATGCAAAGTTTTTAATGAATAAAGGAAGTCTGCACCAATTTTATCCATTTTGTTAACAAATACAACACGAGGTACACCGTATGTTGTTGCTTGACGCCAAACTGTTTCAGTTTGTGGTTCAACACCAGACTGTGCATCCAATACTGCTACAGCACCATCTAATACACGTAGAGAACGTTCAACTTCAACAGTGAAGTCTACGTGCCCTGGAGTATCGATAATGTTTACACGATTACCTTTCCATTGTGCAGTTGTTGCTGCAGATGTGATCGTGATACCACGTTCTTGTTCTTGCTCCATCCAGTCCATTTGAGATGCACCTTCGTGAGTTTCACCAATTTTGTGGATACGACCAGTATAGTAAAGTACGCGCTCAGTTGTAGTCGTTTTACCGGCATCGATGTGAGCCATGATACCGATATTACGAGTATTTTCTAAGGAGAACTCTCTAGCCATTGGTATTTCTCCTTCCATAAGAAAGTATTTTTAAAATATTTGATCCTACCAGCGGTAATGAGCAAATGCTTTGTTTGCTTCCGCCATTTTGTGTGTATCTTCACGTTTCTTAACTGATGCACCAGTGTTGTTAGCTGCATCTAGAATTTCGTTAGCTAATCTCTCTTCCATCGTTTTTTCTCCACGAAGACGAGCGTAATTAACTAACCAACGAAGACCTAAAGTCGTACGTCTGTCTGGACGAACCTCCACTGGTACTTGATAGTTAGAACCACCAACACGACGAGCTTTAACTTCAAGTACTGGCATGATGTTCTTAAGAGCTTGATCGAATACTTCGATAGCCTCTTGTCCAGAACGTTGTGCAACGATATCAAAAGCTGAGTATAGGATAGCTTGAGATTTACCTCTCTTACCATCTATCATCATTTTGTTAATCAAACGAGATACAAGTTTAGAATTGTATATTGGATCTGGTAATACGTCTCTTTTTGCTACAGGACCTTTACGTGGCATTTGATTTCCTCCTTTCAACCGATTGTTATATTATTAGTTTATTATTTTTTTGCTGGTTTTGGTCTTTTCGTACCGTATTTAGAACGACCTTGCATACGACCGTTAACACCAGCTGTGTCAAGAGCACCACGTACGATATGGTAACGTACCCCTGGTAAATCTTTTACACGTCCTCCACGGATAAGTACAACACTATGTTCTTGTAGGTTGTGACCAATTCCAGGAATGTAAGCTGTAACCTCGATACCGTTAGTCAAACGCACACGAGCATATTTACGCAACGCTGAGTTTGGTTTTTTCGGTGTCATTGTACCAACACGAGTACATACCCCGCGTTTTTGAGGTGAAGATACATCAGTTTGTGATTTTTTGAAGCTGTTATAACCTTTGTTTAACGCAGGAGACTTCGACTTCTCTTGAGCAGATTGACGAGGCTTGCGCACTAATTGGTTAATAGTTGGCATTTATTTTTCCTCCCTTCCATTTATGTTTGAAGTCCACACATCCAGGTGGTTCATATTAGGGCAAAAACAAAGTCTTCATGGCTTATTACCATAAAAACAGTTTTTAAATATTTATCGCAACAGTCGTCGCGCCTACTTCAATTCCACATGACTTGCCAAGCTTTATCATGGAGTCTACGAGTATGACAGGTACATTTGCTTCTTTGGCAGCTTCTATAACTTTCCCAATTAGAATCGGGTCGGCATCTTTAGCTATAATCACTTCCGCAACTTTCCCAGCCTTTAACGCTTTTACCGTTTGCTTTGTTCCTACTACTATTTTTTTGGCCTGTGATACTTTTTCATAAGACATAAAATGATATCCTCCAAAGCAACAGGTGAATAGGAGCACCTTTGATATAGTATCATCTATGAAAATAGATGTCAATTCTTTTCCCAAAAAAATTATAGGTTTATTACAATATACCAAGAGCAGTGCTAAAAACTATGTCAATGTCTTTAGCAACTGCTTATTGGTATCATATTAATTTATCTCAGTAAATTATTCTACTGAAACGGATTCTTCTGTTGTTTCATCCACTGTAATTGGCTCTGCATTACGGTATCTTGGCATACCTGTTCCAGCTGGAACTAGTTTACCAATGATAACATTTTCTTTCAATCCAAGCAGTTCATCACGTTTACCTTTAATAGCAGCATCTGTAAGAACTCTTGTAGTTTCTTGGAATGAAGCTGCAGATAGGAATGAATCAGTTTCAAGAGATGCTTTTGTTATACCTAACAATACTGGTCTACCAGTTGCAGGCAATTTGCCTTCTCTTAAAGCTTTCGCATTTGCATCAGTAAATTGGTGGATATCCAGTAGTGTTCCTGGTAGAACTTCTGTTTCACCAGCATCAACTACACGCACTTTGCGAAGCATTTGGCGCACCATTACTTCAACGTGTTTATCCCCGATTTCAACACCCTGCATACGATAAACCTTTTGCACTTCACGAAGAAGATATTCCTGTACAGCAGTAACGTTCTTCACTTTGATCAATTCTTTTGGATCTATAGAACCCTCAGTCAATTCTTGACCTTGTTCTACTACATCGTCTATCTTAACTTTAAGTCTAGCAGTATAAGGCGCAGTGTAAGTTCTTGTTTCAAGTTCTCCTTGAACCACGATTTCATGCTGACGGTCTCTTCCTTCGTTGATTCCGACAACAACCCCTGCCATTTCTGTAATAACAGCCTGACCTTTAGGGTTACGTGCTTCAAAAATTTCCTGAATACGAGGTAGACCCTGAGTGATATCGTCTCCAGCAACCCCACCTGTATGGAATGTACGCATCGTTAACTGTGTTCCTGGCTCTCCGATTGATTGGGCAGCAATAATACCAACTGCTTCACCAACTTCAACTTCTTGACCAGTAGCAAGGTTACGTCCGTAGCATTTTTTACATACGCCATGGCGAGTGTTACAAGTAAACGCAGAACGAATCCACACTTCTTTAATGTCAGCTTCTACGATTTCAACAGCAAGATCTTCTGTAATAAGTTCGTTTTCTGCTACAATAACTGCTTTTGTTTCTGGGTGTTTAATTGCTCTTCTTGCATAACGTCCAATTAGGCGCTCATCCAATGGCTCAATAATTTCTGTGCCTTCTTTAAGAGCTGCAACAAGCAATCCTCTATCAGTTCCACAGTCATCATCACGTACAATGACATCCTGAGCAACGTCAACAAGACGGCGAGTCAAGTAACCTGAATCGGCTGTTTTTAGTGCTGTATCGGCAAGACCTTTACGAGCACCATGTGTAGAGATGAAGTATTCCAATACTGTTAATCCCTCACGGAAACTTGAGATGATAGGTAACTCGATGATTCTACCAGCCGGGTTGGCCATCAATCCGCGCATACCTGCTAGCTGT
This window encodes:
- the rplD gene encoding 50S ribosomal protein L4, producing the protein MPKVALFNQDGTQAGDIELKDSVFGIEPNNSVLFEAVVMQRASLRQGTHKTKIRSEVAGGGRKPWRQKGTGRARQGSIRSPQWRGGGTVFGPVPRSYSYKLPKKVRRLAIKSALSTKVLEESILVLQSLAFDAPKTKEFKTVLGNLSVEKKALIVTADLDENVALSARNIPGITVVSASDVTVLDVLNHDKLIMTKAAVEKVEEVLA
- a CDS encoding 50S ribosomal protein L7ae-like protein, yielding MSYEKVSQAKKIVVGTKQTVKALKAGKVAEVIIAKDADPILIGKVIEAAKEANVPVILVDSMIKLGKSCGIEVGATTVAINI
- the tuf gene encoding elongation factor Tu codes for the protein MAKAKYDRSKPHVNIGTIGHVDHGKTTLTAAITTVLAKAGGGEAKGYDQIDAAPEERERGITISTAHVEYETATRHYAHVDCPGHADYVKNMITGAAQMDGGILVVSATDGPMPQTREHILLSRQVGVPHLVVFLNKCDMVDDEELLELVEMEVRDLLSEYEFPGDDIPVIKGSALKALEGEAEWEEKINELMAAVDEYIPTPARDTEKPFMMPVEDVFSITGRGTVATGRVERGQVKVGDVIDIIGLAEEKKSTTVTGVEMFRKLLDYAEAGDNIGALLRGVAREDIQRGQVLAKPGTITPHVKFKAEVYVLSKEEGGRHTPFFTNYRPQFYFRTTDVTGICNLPEGVEMVMPGDNIEMDVELISSIAIEEGTKFSIREGGRTVGAGVVATIVE
- the rpsL gene encoding 30S ribosomal protein S12, giving the protein MPTINQLVRKPRQSAQEKSKSPALNKGYNSFKKSQTDVSSPQKRGVCTRVGTMTPKKPNSALRKYARVRLTNGIEVTAYIPGIGHNLQEHSVVLIRGGRVKDLPGVRYHIVRGALDTAGVNGRMQGRSKYGTKRPKPAKK
- the fusA gene encoding elongation factor G gives rise to the protein MAREFSLENTRNIGIMAHIDAGKTTTTERVLYYTGRIHKIGETHEGASQMDWMEQEQERGITITSAATTAQWKGNRVNIIDTPGHVDFTVEVERSLRVLDGAVAVLDAQSGVEPQTETVWRQATTYGVPRVVFVNKMDKIGADFLYSLKTLHDRLQANAHAIQLPIGAEDQFEGIIDLVEMKATFYGNDLGTDIEDREIPEEYKDLAEEYHEKLVEAVAELDEELMEKYLGGEEITTEELKAGIRKGTVNVEFYPVICGSAFKNKGVQKMLDAVIDYLPSPLDVPAIKGTVPNTDEEVTRPSSDDQPFAALAFKVMTDPYVGKLTFFRVYSGTLNSGSYVQNSTKGKRERVGRILQMHANSREEITEVHAGDIAAAVGLKDTTTGDTLCDDKNLVILESMEFPEPVIELSIEPKSKADQDKMTTALQKLQEEDPTFRAHTNQETGQVIIAGMGELHLDILVDRMRREFKVEANVGAPQVAYRETFRSSAAVEGKFSRQSGGRGQYGHVWIEFAPNEEGKGFEFENAVVGGVVPREYIAPVQAGLEDALERGVLAGYPLVDIKAKLFDGSYHDVDSSEMAFKIAASMALKNAASKCNPVILEPVMKVEVIIPEEYMGDIMGNITSRRGRVEGMEARGNAQVVRAMVPLSEMFGYATTLRSSTQGRGVFSMTFDHYEEVPKSISEEIIKKNKG
- the rpsG gene encoding 30S ribosomal protein S7, with protein sequence MPRKGPVAKRDVLPDPIYNSKLVSRLINKMMIDGKRGKSQAILYSAFDIVAQRSGQEAIEVFDQALKNIMPVLEVKARRVGGSNYQVPVEVRPDRRTTLGLRWLVNYARLRGEKTMEERLANEILDAANNTGASVKKREDTHKMAEANKAFAHYRW
- the rpsJ gene encoding 30S ribosomal protein S10; this translates as MAKQKIRIRLKAYDHRILDQSAEKIVETAKRSGAAVSGPIPLPTEKSIYTILRAVHKYKDSREQFEMRTHKRLIDIVNPTPQTVDSLMRLDLPSGVDIEIKL
- the rplC gene encoding 50S ribosomal protein L3 is translated as MTKGILGRKIGMTQVFAENGDLIPVTVVEAAQNVVLQKKSIETDGYEAVQIGFEDKREKLSNKPEKGHVAKANTAPKRFVRELREVSLAEYEVGQEVKVDVFAEGDIVDVTGISKGKGFQGSIKRHGQSRGPMSHGSRYHRRPGSMGPVAPNRVFKGKALPGRMGGEQVTVQNLEIVKVDVERNLLLIKGNVPGAKKALLKVKSAVKA